Proteins co-encoded in one Capnocytophaga ochracea DSM 7271 genomic window:
- a CDS encoding toll/interleukin-1 receptor domain-containing protein, whose translation MKTERELAELIFDKFREQKCKTGQIITLKSIKYDKFIMNLNPIEQDLFYKVLNELQYTGYYDYEKDLGKILRLTEKGYQYIYDDEKISLMQNIPWIIPEKEETNWDRAYHKLWKAIGEEGKAIFYISGPKFYSFILDLYDNIPPSYNQYMEDRKEKAPFSTSRVDYYKDLINLLDDDTRYQLYINIQIFIEDRILDKNDQDTNINISSNTSPFLDDLVGNTPPKKTEEKAFKEISNEKSSSNNEDAPKVFISYSWDSEALKKWVLDLAIKLREKGIDAILDQWELELGKPIPSFMGKSIEISDRVICIMTPSYKTKSNAEEPKGGVAYESSIMAAETIKNISTTKFIPLLREGNDNNAIPDFLIGRTYIDMRNDNSFEDRLEELLRNIYNEPKDKKPPIGKKPEYVENKNKEKNIEIELSVLKEDISLNSILSGRFYDIHINISNIRERGSIEKLQCFVSMDNKLRQCIHYSTQIQKINNNIIQVYFENSNIINGIVISYNPILPSVKRDIGILKVKKSFFDQHLLINFQVSTEFGSEEFSFFADEILY comes from the coding sequence ATGAAAACAGAAAGAGAATTAGCAGAGCTTATATTTGATAAATTTAGAGAACAAAAATGTAAAACAGGTCAGATTATCACTCTAAAAAGTATAAAATATGATAAGTTCATAATGAATCTCAATCCTATAGAACAAGATTTATTCTATAAGGTTCTTAATGAATTACAATATACAGGATATTATGATTATGAGAAAGATTTAGGGAAAATATTACGATTGACAGAAAAAGGATACCAATACATTTACGATGATGAAAAAATATCATTAATGCAAAATATACCTTGGATTATTCCTGAAAAAGAGGAAACTAATTGGGATAGAGCTTACCATAAATTGTGGAAAGCAATAGGGGAAGAAGGAAAAGCTATATTTTATATTTCAGGTCCTAAATTCTATAGTTTCATATTAGATTTATATGATAATATACCTCCTTCATATAATCAATATATGGAAGATAGGAAAGAAAAAGCTCCTTTCTCCACAAGTAGGGTTGATTATTATAAAGATTTGATAAATCTCTTGGATGACGACACTCGTTATCAATTATATATAAACATTCAGATTTTTATAGAAGATAGGATACTAGATAAAAATGACCAAGATACAAATATTAATATTTCATCGAATACCTCTCCTTTTTTAGATGATTTAGTTGGGAATACTCCTCCTAAAAAAACAGAAGAAAAGGCTTTTAAAGAGATAAGTAATGAAAAGTCATCTTCTAACAACGAAGATGCACCTAAAGTTTTCATTTCATATTCTTGGGATAGTGAAGCTCTTAAAAAATGGGTTTTGGATTTAGCTATAAAATTACGAGAAAAAGGGATTGATGCAATCTTAGATCAATGGGAATTAGAACTAGGAAAACCTATTCCTAGTTTTATGGGAAAATCAATAGAAATTTCTGATAGAGTTATTTGTATAATGACTCCAAGTTATAAAACTAAATCTAATGCAGAAGAACCTAAAGGGGGCGTAGCATATGAATCTTCTATAATGGCTGCAGAAACAATTAAAAATATTAGTACAACTAAGTTTATACCTTTATTAAGAGAAGGAAATGATAATAATGCTATACCAGATTTTTTGATTGGTAGAACCTATATTGATATGAGAAATGATAATAGTTTTGAAGATAGGTTAGAAGAATTATTAAGAAATATCTATAATGAACCTAAAGATAAAAAACCTCCTATTGGTAAAAAACCAGAATATGTGGAAAATAAAAATAAGGAGAAAAATATTGAAATTGAGCTTAGTGTTTTAAAAGAAGATATTTCATTAAATAGCATACTTTCTGGACGTTTTTATGATATTCATATAAATATATCTAATATAAGAGAAAGAGGAAGTATTGAGAAATTACAGTGTTTTGTAAGTATGGATAATAAGCTAAGACAATGCATACACTATTCCACTCAAATTCAAAAAATTAATAATAATATTATTCAAGTATATTTTGAAAATAGTAATATTATTAATGGCATAGTAATAAGTTATAATCCTATATTACCTTCTGTAAAGAGAGATATAGGAATATTAAAAGTAAAAAAGAGTTTTTTTGATCAACATTTATTAATTAACTTTCAAGTCTCAACAGAATTTGGCTCAGAAGAATTTTCTTTTTTTGCTGATGAAATATTATATTAA
- the carB gene encoding carbamoyl-phosphate synthase large subunit, translating into MPKRNDLHCVLLIGSGPIIIGQACEFDYSGSQSLRSLREDGIKTILINSNPATIMTDPSMADVVYLKPLTTKSLVEILKAHPEIDAVLPTMGGQTALNLCIEADEKGIWKDFGVEIIGVDIDAIQITEDREKFRVLLDEIGIPMAPSETATSFLKGKEIAQRFGFPLVIRPSFTLGGTGASIVYKKEDFDMLLNRGLEASPIHEVLIDKALLGWKEYELELLRDKNDNVAIICTIENMDPMGIHTGDSITVAPAMTLSDRTFQHMRDMAIKMMRSIGDFAGGCNVQFAVSPDEKEDIIAIEINPRVSRSSALASKATGYPIAKIATKLAIGYHLDELQNQITKSTSAFFEPTLDYVIVKIPRWNFDKFEGSDRTIGLQMKSVGEVMGIGRSFQEALQKATQSLEIKRNGLGADGKGYKNYEQIIEKLTYPSWDRVFVLYDAVQMGIPLSRIHEITKIDMWFLKQYEELCVLEKEISRYKIDTLPKELLFEAKQKGFADRQIAYMVGCWESEVHKKREELNIRRVFKLVDTCAAEFKAQTPYYYSTFEASIRTADGKEYVANDSIVTDRKKVVVLGSGPNRIGQGIEFDYCCVHGVLAAKECGYETIMINCNPETVSTDFDTADKLYFEPVFWEYIYDIIQHEKPEGVIVQLGGQTALKLAEKLDKYGIKIIGTSFQSLDLAEDRGSFSTLLKENNIPYPRFGVAETADEALKLSDELDFPLLVRPSYVLGGQGMKIVINKEELEAHVVDLLRKIPNNKLLLDHYLDGAIEAEADAICDGENVYIIGIMEHIEPCGIHSGDSNATLPPFNLGEFVLQQIKDHTHKIALALNTVGLINVQFAVKDDIVYIIEANPRASRTVPFISKAYQEPYVNYATKVMLGEKKLTDFHFNPHLEGFAIKQPVFSFNKFPNVDKKLGPEMKSTGESILFIDSLKDDAFYDIYTRRKMYLSK; encoded by the coding sequence ATGCCTAAAAGAAACGACCTACATTGTGTTCTGCTCATTGGGTCAGGACCTATCATCATTGGGCAAGCCTGTGAGTTTGACTACTCAGGCTCGCAATCGTTGCGCTCTTTGCGCGAAGACGGTATTAAAACCATCCTTATTAACTCTAACCCTGCTACCATTATGACAGACCCGTCTATGGCGGATGTGGTTTATCTGAAACCTCTCACCACTAAGTCATTGGTGGAAATTCTAAAAGCACACCCCGAAATAGATGCCGTTCTCCCTACTATGGGCGGACAAACAGCGCTTAACCTCTGTATTGAGGCTGACGAGAAAGGCATTTGGAAAGACTTTGGGGTAGAAATCATCGGGGTAGATATTGATGCCATACAAATCACTGAAGACCGCGAGAAATTCCGCGTGTTGCTCGATGAAATCGGTATCCCTATGGCACCGTCCGAAACGGCTACTTCTTTCCTTAAAGGAAAAGAAATTGCGCAACGCTTTGGTTTTCCACTCGTAATACGTCCGTCCTTTACTTTAGGTGGCACCGGGGCTTCTATCGTCTATAAAAAAGAAGATTTTGATATGCTCCTCAATCGTGGTTTGGAAGCCTCGCCTATCCACGAGGTGCTTATCGATAAGGCGCTTTTAGGCTGGAAGGAATACGAGCTCGAGCTTTTGCGCGACAAGAACGATAATGTGGCAATTATCTGTACTATCGAAAATATGGATCCTATGGGTATCCACACTGGGGATTCTATTACCGTAGCCCCTGCGATGACTCTATCAGATCGCACTTTCCAGCATATGCGCGATATGGCTATTAAGATGATGCGTAGTATAGGCGATTTTGCAGGTGGCTGCAATGTGCAGTTTGCCGTGTCGCCTGATGAAAAGGAAGATATTATCGCTATTGAAATCAACCCACGTGTATCGCGCTCATCCGCTTTGGCTTCTAAGGCTACGGGTTATCCTATTGCTAAGATTGCCACCAAACTAGCTATCGGTTACCATTTAGACGAACTGCAAAACCAAATCACCAAATCTACCTCAGCTTTCTTTGAGCCTACGTTAGATTATGTGATTGTGAAAATACCGCGTTGGAACTTTGACAAGTTTGAAGGCTCTGACCGAACTATAGGCTTGCAAATGAAATCAGTAGGCGAAGTAATGGGTATAGGGCGTTCTTTCCAAGAGGCATTGCAGAAAGCAACCCAATCGCTCGAAATCAAACGCAATGGTTTGGGAGCTGATGGCAAAGGCTATAAGAATTACGAACAGATTATTGAGAAACTTACCTACCCCAGCTGGGATAGGGTATTCGTGCTCTACGATGCGGTACAGATGGGTATTCCGCTGAGCCGTATACACGAAATCACCAAGATAGATATGTGGTTCCTCAAGCAATACGAAGAACTATGTGTGCTCGAAAAAGAAATATCACGCTACAAAATAGATACCCTACCTAAAGAACTCCTTTTTGAAGCTAAACAAAAAGGGTTTGCCGACCGACAAATTGCTTATATGGTGGGCTGTTGGGAGAGCGAAGTACACAAGAAACGCGAAGAACTCAACATACGCCGTGTATTCAAATTAGTAGATACTTGTGCTGCTGAGTTTAAGGCGCAAACTCCTTATTATTATTCTACTTTTGAGGCGTCTATCCGCACGGCTGACGGCAAGGAATACGTAGCTAACGACAGTATAGTAACCGACCGCAAAAAGGTGGTAGTTCTCGGTTCAGGACCTAATCGCATAGGGCAAGGTATTGAGTTCGACTACTGCTGTGTACACGGGGTATTAGCGGCTAAAGAATGTGGTTATGAAACTATAATGATAAACTGTAACCCTGAGACTGTTTCCACAGACTTTGATACAGCTGATAAGCTCTATTTTGAGCCAGTGTTCTGGGAGTATATCTATGATATCATTCAGCACGAAAAACCAGAAGGCGTAATTGTACAGCTCGGCGGACAAACAGCACTCAAATTGGCTGAGAAATTAGATAAATATGGCATTAAAATTATAGGTACTAGCTTCCAGTCACTGGATTTAGCAGAAGATAGAGGTAGTTTTTCAACGCTACTGAAAGAGAATAACATTCCTTATCCACGCTTTGGGGTAGCTGAAACCGCTGATGAGGCATTAAAACTCTCTGATGAATTGGATTTCCCACTACTCGTGCGTCCTTCGTATGTATTGGGCGGACAAGGAATGAAGATTGTTATCAACAAAGAAGAGTTGGAAGCCCACGTGGTAGACCTCTTGCGTAAGATACCTAACAACAAACTCCTACTCGACCACTATTTAGACGGCGCCATAGAAGCTGAAGCCGATGCGATATGCGATGGCGAGAATGTGTATATCATTGGTATTATGGAGCATATAGAGCCTTGTGGTATTCACTCAGGCGATAGTAACGCTACCTTGCCACCGTTCAACTTGGGTGAATTTGTATTGCAACAAATAAAAGATCATACTCATAAAATAGCCTTAGCACTCAATACGGTAGGGCTTATCAATGTGCAGTTTGCCGTAAAAGACGATATAGTGTATATCATTGAGGCAAACCCACGTGCTTCGCGTACAGTGCCGTTTATCTCTAAAGCTTACCAAGAGCCGTATGTAAACTATGCTACCAAAGTAATGCTGGGAGAGAAGAAGCTCACTGATTTTCATTTCAATCCGCACTTAGAGGGCTTTGCTATCAAGCAACCTGTGTTCTCGTTCAACAAATTCCCGAATGTAGATAAGAAGCTCGGTCCTGAAATGAAATCTACCGGCGAAAGTATCTTGTTTATAGATAGCCTTAAAGATGATGCTTTCTACGATATTTATACAAGGAGGAAGATGTATCTTTCAAAATAA
- a CDS encoding biotin--[acetyl-CoA-carboxylase] ligase: MNIITLKSIDSTNQYLKNLIHIQDSLPNFLVVWTPQQTAGIGQYGTKWTSEPYQNLTFSILFLPEHLDLKDAFLLNMLVPIAIMKVLEKLNIPNINIKWPNDILSQRYKIGGILIENTIRKTKIEKCIIGIGLNLNQTSFDGLPKASSLKKLTGKDFQVEQVMKLIFSELKSNLSTLPQQSFESIYTIYQKYLFQLNNRVSVFRSCQEKNFSGIIRGVEPSGKLIVETEQGVIKTFSLKEITLLY, translated from the coding sequence ATGAACATCATTACCTTAAAAAGCATTGATTCTACTAATCAGTACTTAAAAAATTTAATACATATTCAGGATTCTCTTCCTAATTTTTTAGTGGTCTGGACTCCTCAGCAAACTGCAGGTATAGGACAATATGGAACAAAATGGACAAGTGAACCCTATCAGAATCTTACTTTTAGTATTTTATTCCTTCCTGAGCATTTAGATTTAAAAGATGCTTTTTTGCTCAATATGCTTGTACCTATTGCAATAATGAAAGTATTAGAGAAATTAAACATTCCTAATATAAATATTAAATGGCCTAATGATATCCTTTCTCAACGTTACAAAATAGGCGGAATATTAATAGAAAATACTATTAGAAAAACTAAAATTGAGAAATGTATAATCGGTATTGGGCTCAATCTTAACCAAACAAGTTTCGATGGCTTACCTAAAGCCTCTTCTTTAAAAAAATTAACTGGCAAAGATTTTCAAGTAGAACAAGTGATGAAACTAATCTTTTCTGAATTAAAATCAAACCTTTCTACACTTCCTCAACAGTCTTTCGAAAGCATTTATACTATTTACCAGAAGTACCTATTCCAACTAAATAATAGAGTATCCGTTTTCCGTTCTTGCCAAGAAAAGAACTTTTCAGGCATTATAAGAGGTGTGGAACCTTCTGGGAAATTAATTGTAGAAACGGAACAAGGGGTTATAAAGACTTTTTCTCTTAAAGAAATAACTTTATTATACTAA
- a CDS encoding sodium-translocating pyrophosphatase: protein MDKMMLYLPLVLAVLGLIFMITKASWVNKQTTGNERMQSISKSIKEGAMAFLNAEYRILTLFVIIASIALFIVSRMVETSHWLIVVAFVCGAFFSALAGNIGMRIATNANVRTTEAARTSLPKALKVSFGGGTVMGLGVAGLAVLGLSLFFILFVNTFVGGGKPFYDEMTLVLEALAGFSLGAESIALFARVGGGIYTKAADVGADLVGKVEAGIPEDDPRNPATIADNVGDNVGDVAGMGADLFGSYVATVLASMVLGNYVIKDIATANGGAFTDAFGGLGPILLPLVIAGVGIIASIIGTFCVGIKNNDAKEKQVQSSLNTGNYVALALTLVACYFLIEYMLPETIQMSFFGEGVKEIASINVFYATIVGLAVGLLISAITEHFTALGKKPVLNIVRNSSTGAATNIIAGLATGMKSTFGSVLLFAVAIWGSYALAGFYGVAIAASAMMATTAMQLAIDAFGPIADNAGGVAEMSELPKEVRQRTDILDSVGNTTAAVGKGFAIASAALTALALFAAYVTFTGISGINIFKANVLAALFIGGMIPVIFSALAMQSVGKAAMDMVNEVRRQFREIPGIMEGKGTPEYGRCVDISTKAALREMMLPGAITIITPIIIGFVMGAEALGAYMAGVAVSGVVWAIFQNNAGGAWDNAKKSFEAGVEINGQMTYKGSDAHKAAVTGDTVGDPFKDTSGPSMNILIKLTCLVGLVIAPILGGHTADASGTPIEAQIRQGEGEGVMPVEEVVVIEEGKLNADGDFEYNVGDLFQLSLFDNTMLEVGKNSSEAHLVKLIEDKNLTTLEQFKDNWITLDRTYFKTGSDELTEGSEQQLKNIVAILKAYPKAAIRLGGYTDNTGSVEGNKKLSERRANSVLNKLVALGANKAQLSAQGYGAEHPLCPANDTPECKAKNRRIDIRLTAK, encoded by the coding sequence ATGGATAAAATGATGTTATATCTACCGTTAGTCCTTGCTGTTCTTGGACTTATCTTTATGATTACGAAAGCTTCGTGGGTGAACAAACAAACCACAGGCAACGAGCGGATGCAAAGCATTTCCAAAAGTATCAAAGAAGGTGCGATGGCATTCCTCAATGCTGAGTATCGTATTTTGACACTCTTTGTGATTATTGCCTCTATTGCTTTATTTATCGTTTCTCGTATGGTAGAAACTTCTCACTGGCTTATTGTAGTAGCTTTTGTGTGTGGAGCTTTCTTCTCTGCCTTAGCGGGAAATATAGGAATGCGTATTGCTACCAATGCTAACGTACGCACTACCGAAGCAGCTCGCACTAGCTTGCCAAAAGCTTTGAAAGTATCTTTTGGTGGTGGTACTGTGATGGGATTAGGAGTGGCAGGTTTGGCTGTATTGGGCTTGAGCTTGTTCTTTATCCTCTTTGTGAACACTTTCGTAGGAGGAGGCAAACCTTTCTACGACGAAATGACTCTCGTACTCGAAGCCTTAGCAGGTTTCTCACTCGGTGCTGAGTCTATTGCGCTCTTTGCTCGTGTAGGTGGTGGTATTTACACCAAAGCTGCCGACGTAGGGGCTGACCTCGTAGGTAAAGTAGAAGCTGGTATCCCTGAAGACGACCCTCGTAACCCTGCTACTATTGCCGACAACGTAGGTGATAACGTAGGTGACGTAGCTGGTATGGGTGCTGACTTGTTCGGTTCGTATGTGGCTACTGTACTCGCTTCAATGGTATTGGGTAACTATGTGATTAAAGATATAGCAACTGCCAATGGTGGTGCTTTCACCGATGCCTTTGGTGGTTTAGGCCCTATCTTATTGCCGTTAGTAATTGCTGGTGTAGGTATCATTGCTTCAATTATTGGTACTTTCTGTGTAGGTATCAAAAACAACGATGCTAAAGAAAAACAAGTACAAAGTTCACTAAATACAGGTAACTATGTAGCTTTAGCACTTACTTTAGTAGCTTGCTATTTTCTTATCGAATATATGTTACCCGAAACTATCCAAATGAGTTTCTTTGGTGAAGGAGTAAAAGAAATTGCAAGTATCAATGTATTCTACGCAACTATCGTAGGTTTGGCAGTAGGCTTGCTCATTTCAGCTATTACTGAACACTTTACCGCTTTGGGTAAAAAACCGGTATTGAATATCGTACGCAATTCATCTACTGGAGCTGCTACCAACATTATTGCAGGTTTGGCAACTGGTATGAAATCAACTTTTGGTTCTGTACTGCTTTTTGCTGTAGCTATTTGGGGTTCTTATGCCTTAGCAGGTTTCTATGGTGTGGCGATTGCAGCATCAGCAATGATGGCAACTACAGCTATGCAATTGGCTATTGACGCTTTTGGTCCTATTGCTGATAATGCTGGGGGTGTAGCCGAAATGAGTGAATTGCCAAAAGAAGTGCGTCAACGTACTGATATTTTAGACTCAGTAGGAAATACTACTGCTGCGGTAGGTAAAGGATTTGCTATTGCATCAGCAGCTCTTACCGCCTTAGCCTTGTTCGCTGCTTATGTGACCTTTACAGGCATTTCTGGTATCAATATTTTCAAAGCAAACGTATTAGCTGCCTTGTTTATCGGAGGTATGATTCCAGTAATTTTCTCAGCCTTGGCAATGCAATCAGTAGGGAAAGCTGCTATGGATATGGTGAACGAAGTACGTCGCCAATTCCGTGAAATTCCTGGTATTATGGAAGGTAAAGGTACTCCAGAGTATGGTAGATGTGTAGATATTTCTACCAAAGCTGCTTTGCGCGAAATGATGTTACCTGGTGCTATTACTATCATCACTCCTATTATTATCGGTTTTGTGATGGGTGCTGAAGCTCTTGGCGCTTATATGGCTGGTGTAGCTGTATCAGGGGTTGTATGGGCTATCTTCCAAAACAACGCTGGTGGTGCTTGGGACAATGCTAAGAAATCATTTGAAGCAGGTGTTGAAATCAACGGACAAATGACTTACAAAGGTTCTGACGCTCATAAAGCTGCCGTTACTGGTGATACTGTAGGTGACCCATTCAAAGATACTTCAGGCCCTTCAATGAATATCCTTATCAAACTCACTTGCTTGGTAGGTTTGGTAATTGCTCCTATCTTGGGTGGACATACTGCCGATGCTTCAGGTACTCCTATAGAAGCTCAAATTCGTCAAGGTGAAGGTGAGGGAGTGATGCCTGTGGAAGAAGTAGTAGTTATTGAAGAAGGTAAGCTTAACGCCGATGGTGACTTCGAGTACAATGTAGGTGATTTATTCCAATTGAGCCTTTTCGATAATACAATGTTAGAAGTAGGTAAAAATTCATCTGAAGCTCATCTTGTAAAATTGATAGAAGATAAAAACCTTACTACTCTAGAACAATTCAAAGATAACTGGATTACTTTGGATAGAACTTACTTCAAAACAGGTAGCGATGAACTTACTGAAGGTTCAGAACAACAATTAAAGAACATTGTAGCTATTTTGAAAGCTTATCCTAAAGCTGCTATTCGTTTAGGAGGTTATACTGATAATACGGGTAGTGTTGAAGGTAACAAAAAACTTTCAGAAAGACGTGCTAATTCAGTGTTAAACAAATTAGTGGCATTGGGTGCTAACAAAGCACAATTGAGCGCTCAAGGTTATGGTGCAGAACACCCTCTTTGTCCTGCTAACGATACTCCTGAGTGCAAAGCTAAGAACAGACGTATCGACATACGTTTGACTGCTAAATAA
- a CDS encoding M3 family metallopeptidase, with translation MKLPLFLAAILLTALVACNDSKTSKMTENTDNNPLLVESTLPYGAPDFSKIKDEHYRPALLKGMALQNERIAAIANNNETPTFENTIIALEKSGVELERASAVFNALTEANTNDTLKVLQKELSPKFAEHADGIHLNEKLFARIKALYDKRDSLKLDAESLKLLENYYEDFVVAGANLSATDKETLKKYNSELASLETDFNQTLLEGSLAAAQTINGQKVAIVNTTQQPLLSELANRNARKQLFEASWNRTDGGAHNTNDILKRIALLRAKKAELLGFKNYAEWSLQRTMAKTPAAIAQFFKDLVPASVGKAKAEAKEIQAQIAKTGGNFTLEPYDWNFYAEQVRKAKYDLDENEIKPYFELKNALENGVFYAATKLYGITFKERKDIPVYHPDVLVYELFEEDGTPLGLFYGDFFARESKRGGAWMSNFVNQSKLLGTKPVIYNVCNYVKPAEGKPALLTYDELTTLFHEFGHALHGFFANQQYASLSGTAVARDFVEFPSQFNEHWALYPDILKNYAVHYETKQPIPQALIDKIKKASTFNEGYAFTEVLAAANLDLQWHTIPSDTIINNVSDFEKKALERTGLWVKEVPPRYRSSYFAHIFGGGYGAGYYSYQWTEMLCHDAYQWFEENGGLTRANGQRFRDLILSKGNTMDYEKMYLAFRGKAPAIEPLLKARGLK, from the coding sequence ATGAAATTACCTTTATTTTTAGCAGCTATATTGCTCACTGCTTTGGTAGCTTGCAACGACTCAAAGACTTCAAAAATGACAGAGAATACAGATAACAATCCGCTATTGGTAGAAAGCACTTTACCTTATGGTGCTCCCGACTTCTCAAAAATTAAAGACGAGCATTATCGTCCTGCCCTGCTCAAAGGAATGGCTTTGCAAAACGAACGTATTGCCGCTATCGCTAATAACAACGAAACTCCTACTTTTGAAAATACGATTATCGCTTTAGAAAAAAGTGGGGTAGAGTTAGAGCGTGCTTCAGCGGTATTCAATGCCTTAACAGAGGCAAATACTAATGATACTTTAAAAGTATTGCAAAAAGAACTATCACCTAAGTTTGCTGAGCACGCCGATGGCATTCACCTGAACGAAAAACTCTTTGCGCGTATCAAAGCCTTATATGATAAACGTGATAGCTTGAAATTAGATGCTGAATCGCTTAAATTGTTAGAAAATTACTACGAAGATTTTGTAGTAGCAGGTGCTAACCTATCGGCTACTGATAAAGAAACTCTTAAAAAGTACAATAGTGAGTTAGCTTCTTTAGAAACTGATTTTAACCAAACGCTTTTAGAAGGTTCATTGGCAGCTGCTCAAACTATCAATGGTCAGAAAGTAGCGATTGTGAATACTACCCAGCAACCGCTCCTTAGTGAATTAGCCAACCGCAACGCTCGTAAACAATTGTTTGAAGCAAGCTGGAATCGCACCGATGGGGGAGCTCATAATACCAATGATATCTTAAAACGCATTGCTTTACTGCGCGCTAAAAAAGCTGAACTCTTGGGCTTTAAAAACTATGCCGAATGGAGCTTGCAACGCACTATGGCTAAAACACCTGCTGCTATTGCTCAATTCTTTAAAGATTTAGTGCCTGCTTCAGTAGGTAAAGCCAAAGCAGAAGCTAAAGAAATACAAGCGCAAATCGCCAAAACGGGAGGTAATTTTACTTTAGAACCTTACGATTGGAACTTCTATGCCGAACAAGTTCGCAAAGCTAAATACGACCTCGATGAGAATGAAATCAAACCTTATTTCGAATTGAAAAATGCTCTTGAAAATGGTGTATTCTATGCAGCTACTAAACTTTATGGCATTACCTTTAAAGAACGCAAAGATATACCCGTATATCACCCCGATGTATTGGTGTATGAGCTTTTTGAAGAAGATGGTACGCCATTAGGACTTTTCTATGGCGATTTCTTTGCTCGTGAAAGCAAACGCGGTGGTGCGTGGATGAGCAACTTTGTAAACCAATCTAAATTATTAGGCACTAAACCTGTTATTTACAATGTGTGCAACTATGTAAAACCTGCCGAAGGTAAACCTGCTTTGCTTACTTACGATGAACTTACTACGCTCTTCCACGAGTTTGGTCACGCATTGCATGGTTTCTTTGCTAACCAACAGTATGCAAGTTTATCAGGAACAGCAGTAGCACGTGATTTTGTGGAGTTCCCTTCGCAATTCAATGAGCATTGGGCTTTGTATCCTGATATTCTTAAAAACTATGCAGTACATTACGAGACCAAACAACCTATTCCACAAGCTCTTATTGATAAGATAAAAAAAGCGAGCACCTTCAATGAGGGCTATGCTTTTACCGAAGTTTTGGCTGCTGCCAATTTAGATTTGCAATGGCATACTATTCCTTCGGATACTATCATCAATAATGTAAGTGATTTTGAGAAGAAAGCCCTTGAAAGAACAGGCTTATGGGTGAAAGAAGTACCTCCAAGATACCGTTCGTCTTACTTTGCTCATATTTTTGGCGGAGGCTATGGAGCAGGCTATTACTCTTACCAATGGACAGAAATGCTTTGCCACGATGCCTACCAATGGTTTGAAGAAAACGGCGGTCTTACTCGTGCTAATGGACAACGTTTCAGAGATTTGATACTCTCCAAAGGCAATACAATGGATTACGAAAAAATGTATTTAGCCTTCAGAGGGAAAGCTCCTGCTATTGAGCCACTACTCAAAGCACGTGGGTTGAAGTGA